Proteins found in one Carcharodon carcharias isolate sCarCar2 chromosome 8, sCarCar2.pri, whole genome shotgun sequence genomic segment:
- the LOC121281203 gene encoding D(1) dopamine receptor-like: MRLNKTTMDGSSLDAEQDSSFRVLTGCFLSLLILSTLLGNTLVCVAVIRFRHLRSKVTNFFVISLAVSDLLVAVLVMPWKAVSEITGFWPFGSFCNIWVAFDIMCSTASILNLCVISVDRYWAISSPFRYERKMTPKVAFIMIGVAWTLSVLISFIPVQLDWHKAKPSTLLDYNTTSSQHPGDNCDSSLNRTYAISSSLISFYIPVAIMIVTYTRIYRIAQKQIRRISALERAAVHAKNCQSNRSSVSNADIQQPESSFKMSFKRETKVLKTLSVIMGVFVCCWLPFFILNCIVPFCEGRARSSSPAPLPCVSGSTFDVFVWFGWANSSLNPIIYAFNADFRKAFSTLLGCDAFCNSNAVEMVTIHNGVSSYHPGGSLDKMENCVYLIPHSVPCPLENPADHNRCVKLSPVSQHGAVSLLSSNGDYETDVSLEKIIPITQNGQHNT, encoded by the coding sequence GCTGCTTCCTCTCCTTGTTAATACTCTCCACTCTATTGGGGAACACTCTAGTCTGTGTGGCTGTGATCAGATTTCGCCATCTCAGATCGAAGGTCACCAATTTCTTTGTAATTTCGCTGGCCGTATCCGACCTCTTGGTGGCCGTCCTGGTGATGCCCTGGAAGGCTGTGAGCGAGATCACGGGGTTTTGGCCATTTGGTTCATTCTGTAACATCTGGGTAGCCTTTGATATAATGTGCTCCACGGCCTCTATCCTCAATCTGTGTGTCATTAGCGTGGACAGATACTGGGCCATTTCCAGTCCATTCCGCTACGAGCGTAAGATGACACCCAAAGTGGCTTTTATAATGATCGGTGTGGCATGGACCCTTTCAGTGCTGATCTCCTTTATACCAGTGCAGTTGGACTGGCACAAGGCTAAACCCAGCACTTTATTGGATTACAACACCACCAGTTCCCAGCACCCAGGGGACAACTGTGACTCCAGCCTGAACAGGACCTACGCCATCTCCTCTTCCCTGATCAGTTTTTACATCCCAGTGGCCATCATGATTGTCACCTACACCAGGATCTACCGAATCGCCCAGAAACAGATCCGGCGGATCTCGGCCCTGGAGAGGGCCGCCGTGCACGCTAAGAACTGCCAGAGCAACAGAAGCAGTGTCAGTAATGCTGACATCCAGCAGCCCGAGAGCTCCTTCAAAATGTCTTTCAAAAGAGAGACCAAAGTATTAAAGACCCTGTCTGTGATCATGGGCGTCTTCGTGTGCTGCTGGCTGCCCTTCTTCATCCTCAACTGCATCGTGCCCTTCTGTGAGGGCAGGGCCCGCAGCAGCAGCCCAGCCCCCTTGCCCTGTGTCAGCGGCAGCACTTTCGACGTATTTGTCTGGTTCGGGTGGGCCAACTCCTCCCTCAACCCCATCATCTACGCCTTCAACGCGGATTTCCGCAAGGCCTTCTCCACGCTGCTGGGCTGCGACGCTTTCTGTAACAGCAACGCGGTGGAAATGGTCACCATCCACAACGGGGTCTCCTCCTATCACCCCGGGGGATCCCTGGATAAAATGGAGAACTGCGTCTACTTGATCCCCCATTCGGTGCCCTGCCCTCTGGAAAACCCGGCGGATCACAACCGCTGCGTCAAGCTCTCCCCCGTTTCCCAGCATGGGGCGGTCAGTCTCCTGTCCAGCAATGGAGACTATGAGACGGACGTGTCCTTAGAAAAAATCATTCCTATTACCCAGAACGGGCAACACAACACCTGA